One part of the Solea solea chromosome 1, fSolSol10.1, whole genome shotgun sequence genome encodes these proteins:
- the irf4a gene encoding interferon regulatory factor 4a has protein sequence MNLDEDSGLSVSCGNGKLRQWLIEQIDSQRYPGLVWENDEKSIFRIPWKHAGKQDYNREEDAALFKAWAMFKGKYKEGVDKPDPPTWKTRLRCALNKSNDFDEIVERSQLDISEPYKVYRIIPEGAKKGLRAGTIEETQSHVNALGYIPQYGPLHNQLPGYMVSQERRDWREYSQAEPQPLLPPHLQGPHAELQYDQCHYPSALSRAWPGSHAENGFQLSFHTYFAESQPPVYTMDHNHVITDFSLHVSLYYRESLVKEVTTTSPEGCRITSSSSSSSPSSSTRLSPCPEDKFHSGAETITFPFPYPESQRQGADMLPNILEKGVRLWMMPDGLYAKRLCQGRVYWEGPLAPYMDKPNKLEKEQPCKLFDTQQFLIELQDFAHNGRNLPRHQVVLCFGDEYPDPQRQRKIITAQVEPMFARKLVYYYQQNNGHHLRGYDHIQGQSPSPIDYPSQKPLQHIQE, from the exons ATGAACCTGGATGAAGACAGCGGCCTGTCAGTCAGTTGCGGCAATGGCAAACTGAGACAGTGGCTGATCGAGCAGATCGACAGCCAGAGATATCCTGGTCTGGTCTGGGAGAATGATGAAAAGAGTATTTTCAGGATCCCATGGAAACATGCAGGGAAACAAGATTATAACAGAGAGGAGGATGCTGCACTCTTCAAG GCATGGGCCATGTTCAAAGGAAAGTATAAGGAAGGCGTTGACAAACCAGATCCCCCCACATGGAAAACTAGACTACGTTGTGCACTTAATAAAAGCAATGACTTTGATGAGATAGTAGAAAGAAGCCAGCTGGACATCTCTGAGCCCTACAAAGTCTATAGGATCATTCCAGAAGGAGCCAAGAAAG gaTTGAGGGCAGGCACTATAGAGGAGACACAATCACATGTAAATGCCCTTGGCTATATTCCTCAGTATGGGCCTCTGCACAACCAG TTGCCCGGGTACATGGTTTCTCAGGAGAGACGGGACTGGAGGGAATACTCCCAAGCAGAACCACAACCgcttcttcctcctcacctcCAAGGGCCACATGCGGAACTTCAGTATGACCAGTGCCACTACCCGTCGGCACTCAGCCGGGCTTGGCCTGGATCACATGCAGAAAATG GATTCCAGCTCTCCTTCCACACCTACTTTGCAGAGTCACAACCCCCTGTTTATACGATGGACCACAACCATGTAATCACAG ATTTCAGCCTACACGTGTCTCTATACTACAGAGAGTCATTGGTAAAGGAGGTTACTACCACCAGTCCAGAGGGTTGTCGGAtcacttcatcctcctcctcctcctctccatcctcctccaccCGCTTATCCCCATGCCCAGAGGACAAGTTTCACAGTGGGGCAGAGACCATCACTTTTCCGTTCCCGTACCCCGAGTCTCAGAGGCAGGGTGCTGACATGCTTCCTAACATCCTGGAAAAGGGGGTGCGTTTGTGGATGATGCCGGACGGGTTGTATGCTAAGCGCTTATGCCAGGGGCGAGTATACTGGGAAGGACCTCTGGCTCCATATATGGATAAACCCAATAAGCTGGAGAAGGAGCAGCCTTGCAAACTCTTTGACACACAGCAATTCCTCATTG AGCTTCAAGATTTTGCCCATAATGGCCGAAATCTACCGAGACACCAGGTGGTGCTGTGTTTTGGAGACGAGTACCCTGACCCACAGCGGCAAAGGAAGATAATCACAGCACAg gtGGAGCCAATGTTTGCCCGAAAACTGGTGTACTATTACCAACAGAACAATGGCCACCATCTGCGAGGCTATGACCACATCCAGGGACAGAGCCCGTCTCCAATCGACTATCCTTCACAGAAACCTCTACAGCATATTCAGGAGTGa